The DNA window TTTTACTGGGGCGCAAGGGGCTTTTGTGCGCTTTCCATCGCTTGGGTGTGACTTTCACGGATCACCCGCTCCATCTCGGCCGCCAATGCCTTGCGGTTGGGAAAATCGCGCACCGCAACCGGGGGGTGATAAATCAACTCGACCGCGCCTTGCTTGCGCGCAGCGAGCGTTTTGAGCAGATGTTCGCCAAACTCCATCTCACCCCACCAGCCGTAAAATCGCGCAGGCTGCCCCTTGGGCGCATGATAGATGACTGACACTGGCTGGACGTGCATGAAATCGCGCAAATGATCCGAGAAAAACGCTGCAAAAAGCGTGGTTTTGAATGGCAAAACCCGTAGCCCGTCGGTTGAGGTGCCTTCGGGAAAAAACAACAGTTTGTGCCCGGCTTTCAATCGGGTTTCGAACACTTCGGTCTGCTCTTTGGCCTTCTTGGGGTTGCGTTCGATGAATACGGTGCCCGTGGCCTTGGCCAGCGTGCCGATCCCGGGCCAGCCCGCCACCTCGGCCTTGGAGACAAAATAGACCCGCTTGCGCGCATTCAGCGAAAAGATATCCAGCCACGAGGTATGATTGGCCACCACCGCCCCGCGTTCGGTCATCAACTGACCGCTGATGCGGTGCTCCATCCCCAGAATGCGAAAGGCGTTGCGGCAGACAAATTGCACGATGAAAGGCGTCACCGGGCGTTTCATGCCAAAGAATGGCACCTCGATCAAACGCAGAAGCAAAAGCAGGATCAGGCACACTGAGATCAGCACGATCAGGGCCGAGCCGCGCAGCAGGATCAGCAGCCAGCCAACAAAGCCGATCTCGATCGGGTCCGGTGCCTCGTCACTTTCCCATGTGGCGTTCATGCGCTGCGCTCACCGGTATAAAGACGCCGCTGTTTCTCGTTCATCCGCGCCGTGTCCAGGATCAGACAAACGTCCGTGGTGTTGAATGCTTGGTCGATATAAGCCCCCTGCCCGACGAAACCGCCAAGCCGTAGATAGGCCTTGATCAAGGCCGGCACGTCAAGCATCGCCTTCCGACGATCCAGATCCTCGACCGCGACGCGGTTCATGTCGACAAAATGCTTCGCTTGAGTGCGCACGCGCAGATCCTCGGGCGCGAGGTGGTTGTGATGCAGCATCGACAGGGGCTGCGCTAGAGAGTCCACGTCTGTTCCGTGAAAGCTTGCGACGCCAAACAGA is part of the Falsiruegeria litorea R37 genome and encodes:
- a CDS encoding lysophospholipid acyltransferase family protein, whose amino-acid sequence is MNATWESDEAPDPIEIGFVGWLLILLRGSALIVLISVCLILLLLLRLIEVPFFGMKRPVTPFIVQFVCRNAFRILGMEHRISGQLMTERGAVVANHTSWLDIFSLNARKRVYFVSKAEVAGWPGIGTLAKATGTVFIERNPKKAKEQTEVFETRLKAGHKLLFFPEGTSTDGLRVLPFKTTLFAAFFSDHLRDFMHVQPVSVIYHAPKGQPARFYGWWGEMEFGEHLLKTLAARKQGAVELIYHPPVAVRDFPNRKALAAEMERVIRESHTQAMESAQKPLAPQ